The sequence below is a genomic window from Pirellulales bacterium.
GTTGCCATTCACGGAGCAGCAGGCCGGATGGGGCAGCGGCTGGTGGCGCTCGGGATCGCCGATCCGGACCTGACGATTGCCGCGGGGCTCGAAGCGCCGCATCATCCACGGCTGGGACAAGACGCCGGAACGATCGCCGGCGTCGGCGAGATCAATGTGCCTGTCGTGGCCACGCTCGACGCGCCAGTTGACGTGGTCATCGACTTTTCTGTCCCCGCCGGCGCGCAGGCGATCATGGCCACCTGCATGGAACGCGGAATTCCGCTCGTGGTCGCGACCACGGGCTTGAGCGATGCCCAGCAGCAGATGCTCCGCGAGGCGGCCGGGCGGATTCCGCTGCTGTGGTCGCCGAATATGAGCCTTGCGGTGAACTTGACGATGAAGCTCACCGAAACCGCTGCCCAGGCACTGGCCGGCCATCCGTCGGGAGCCGATGTCGAGATCATCGAACGGCATCATCGCTTC
It includes:
- the dapB gene encoding 4-hydroxy-tetrahydrodipicolinate reductase, with the protein product MSRIKVAIHGAAGRMGQRLVALGIADPDLTIAAGLEAPHHPRLGQDAGTIAGVGEINVPVVATLDAPVDVVIDFSVPAGAQAIMATCMERGIPLVVATTGLSDAQQQMLREAAGRIPLLWSPNMSLAVNLTMKLTETAAQALAGHPSGADVEIIERHHRFKEDAPSGTALKFGRIIADAMGQQSHRHGREGQSGKRPHGEIGYHAVRVGDNPGEHTIIFGLLGETIELTVRATSRDCYAHGALTAAKFLVGKPAGLYGMGDVLKL